The following proteins are co-located in the Ictalurus punctatus breed USDA103 chromosome 14, Coco_2.0, whole genome shotgun sequence genome:
- the LOC108275047 gene encoding proline and serine-rich protein 2, translating to MDVNVHGNPRLHYRLNSYQQTNDDGLQFLSVEEKECILFFEETIDSLEDGLDDSKALTSRRSTPAEILRASSNSALSSARAAKVSPGLMEHDIIDLVHSPTNLTVSDFPNIDLIPEPHYETMPQKESVVPSSTRSSDAHEENNHQPPPGSVPTPVVIASKISEHQGAGGITPSKLLGHRRSLESKRNPPMPTRIPQLPHNISMTQGNQELSHQSLATAAVNIQERRSQMLANVPAGNHPLEGGEPACVRNVPIRSVSFKDIAPDKSRMEALSKLGLTGGKTPHSTASMVTKVSSSTTSPYSSSYKVSSSASPPVSSSNKLSVSTPAHMTNMNSSKNSSTSGAQSIYSSGYQTKPKSEPSSSNFNYYKGKTAAVSPIAKNTAATFNQERRSSIPPTSAEVKQPDFNSYGGKTIVLNTMIGVKEESVPSPNTPEPAETQFNSYGGRSRVINSVVNTDVPNGVNSAHSHTPTSTVTPTAHHGDPTRSRYPSEQNTYDAKPKAALQPDPVYQPIVRTRPATLPPPTTSKPQSPFGSHRPRPDPVPPEILSKPAPSFRTQGVTVQFSGRGTTGESRRDALRRLGLLRNTS from the exons ATGGATGTCAACGTCCACGGCAACCCACGTCTTCACTACCGGCTCAACAGCTACCAGCAAACT aacgaTGATGGCCTACAGTTTCTCAGTGTGGAGGAAAAGGAGTGCATTCTTTTCTTTGAGGAGACTATAGACTCGTTGGAGGACGGCTTGGACGATTCCAAAGCACTGACCTCCAGAAGGAGCACTCCTGCTGAGATCCTTCGCGCGTCATCTAATTCAGCGTTAAGTTCTGCCCGCGCTGCAAAAGTTTCCCCAGGCCTAATGGAGCATGACATCATTGACTTGGTCCATTCCCCAACTAACCTCACCGTGTCAG ATTTTCCGAACATCGACTTGATACCGGAGCCTCATTATGAAACAATGCCACAGAAGGAGAGCGTTGTCCCATCCTCGACCAGAAGCTCTGATGCACACGAGGAGAACAACCACCAGCCTCCTCCCGGCTCCGTTCCCACGCCTGTCGTCATTGCCAGCAAGATCTCCGAGCACCAGGGTGCTGGCGGGATAACACCGTCGAAACTGTTAGGCCACAGACGCAGCCTTGAATCCAAACGTAACCCTCCCATGCCTACGAGGATCCCCCAACTCCCACACAATATCAGCATGACACAGGGCAACCAAGAGCTCAGCCACCAGTCACTCGCCACAGCAGCCGTCAACATTCAGGAGCGCCGCTCGCAGATGCTGGCCAACGTGCCTGCTGGTAACCACCCGCTAGAGGGGGGTGAACCCGCCTGCGTGCGCAACGTGCCCATACGCAGCGTGTCATTCAAAGATATTGCGCCTGACAAGTCCAGGATGGAGGCGCTGTCCAAGCTGGGGTTAACGGGGGGCAAAACGCCTCATTCGACTGCCAGCATGGTTACTAAAGTGAGCAGCAGCACTACTTCACCTTACAGCAGTTCTTACAAAGTGAGCAGCAGTGCTAGTCCACCTGTGAGCAGCTCTAACAAACTGAGCGTCAGCACACCGGCTCATATGACCAACATGAATAGTTCAAAGAACAGCAGCACCTCTGGCGCTCAGTCCATCTACAGCAGTGGCTACCAGACGAAACCCAAGAGTGAACCCTCTTCCAGCAACTTTAACTACTATAAGGGGAAAACCGCTGCAGTCTCGCCTATTGCTAAAAACACAGCTGCCACTTTTAATCAAGAGAGAAGGTCTAGCATCCCACCGACGAGTGCTGAAGTGAAACAGCCCGACTTTAACAGCTATGGTGGTAAGACCATCGTTCTCAATACCATGATAGGTGTCAAGGAAGAGTCTGTCCCATCCCCAAACACACCCGAGCCAGCAGAAACCCAGTTCAACAGTTACGGTGGCAGATCAAGAGTTATAAATtctgtggtgaacacagatGTACCAAACGGGGTGAATTCTGCCCATAGCCACACTCCGACTAGCACCGTCACACCCACCGCGCACCATGGTGACCCCACCAGATCTAGATACCCATCCGAACAAAACACCTATGATGCTAAACCCAAAGCGGCGTTACAACCTGACCCGGTTTACCAGCCTATAGTCAGGACCAGGCCTGCCACGCTGCCCCCTCCAACAACCTCCAAACCTCAAAGCCCCTTTGGATCTCACAGGCCTCGTCCAGATCCGGTTCCTCCAGAGATCCTCAGTAAGCCCGCTCCGTCATTCCGCACTCAAGGCGTCACCGTACAGTTTTCCGGCAGAGGAACGACGGGCGAATCCAGACGGGATGCTCTGCGCAGACTGGGACTGCTAAGGAACACATCCTAA
- the echdc3 gene encoding enoyl-CoA hydratase domain-containing protein 3, mitochondrial isoform X2: MLTSLQENILSGIDDKDLRVIIIAAQGPVFSSGHDLKELTSVQGRDYHTRVFRVCSEVMTLIQDLPVPVIAMVNGIATAAGCQLVASCDIAVATDKSSFATPGVNVGLFCSTPGVAIGRAVPRKVAMEMLFTGRPITAQEALLHGLVSKVVREECLEEETLAIARRICDSSRPVVALGKAAFQRQMAQARDAAYATATAVMVDNLALRDGQEGIQAFLEKRRPLWTNSTEKAHD; this comes from the exons ATGTTAACCTCTTTGCAAGAGAACATCCTGTCTGGTATAGATGACAAGGACCTGAGAGTCATCATCATAGCAG CTCAAGGTCCAGTGTTCTCCTCGGGTCACGACCTTAAGGAGCTGACCTCGGTTCAGGGCAGAGATTATCACACCAGAGTGTTCAGGGTTTGCTCAGAG GTCATGACCCTGATTCAGGACCTCCCGGTTCCCGTGATCGCGATGGTGAACGGTATTGCCACAGCGGCAGGATGCCAGTTAGTTGCCAGTTGCGATATTGCCGTGGCGACGGACAAGTCAAGCTTCGCGACTCCCGGCGTGAACGTCGGCCTGTTCTGCTCTACTCCAGGAGTGGCCATTGGAAGAGCTGTTCCTAGAAAG GTTGCGATGGAGATGTTGTTCACAGGCCGCCCAATCACGGCGCAGGAGGCTTTGCTACACGGACTGGTGAGTAAGGTGGTGCGCGAGGAGTGTTTGGAGGAAGAAACGCTGGCCATCGCACGCCGAATCTGCGATTCTAGCCGCCCCGTGGTGGCTCTCGGAAAAGCGGCCTTTCAGAGGCAGATGGCGCAAGCACGAGATGCTGCGTACGCCACCGCCACAGCTGTCATGGTGGACAATCTGGCGCTCCGTGATGGGCAGGAGGGAATCCAGGCTTTTCTGGAGAAACGCCGGCCTCTGTGGACCAACAGCACCGAGAAAGCACATGACTGA
- the echdc3 gene encoding enoyl-CoA hydratase domain-containing protein 3, mitochondrial isoform X1 — MSQVVFSRFSSFCRLSARRFCTQATSPLTIREQEDGIRRIILNNPKKRNALSLAMLTSLQENILSGIDDKDLRVIIIAAQGPVFSSGHDLKELTSVQGRDYHTRVFRVCSEVMTLIQDLPVPVIAMVNGIATAAGCQLVASCDIAVATDKSSFATPGVNVGLFCSTPGVAIGRAVPRKVAMEMLFTGRPITAQEALLHGLVSKVVREECLEEETLAIARRICDSSRPVVALGKAAFQRQMAQARDAAYATATAVMVDNLALRDGQEGIQAFLEKRRPLWTNSTEKAHD, encoded by the exons ATGTCTCAGGTGGTCTTCAGCAGGTTCTCCAGCTTCTGTCGTTTGTCGGCGCGGAGGTTCTGCACCCAGGCGACTTCTCCGTTAACCATTCGTGAGCAAGAGGACGGGATAAG GAGGATCATTTTGAACAACCCCAAGAAGAGGAATGCTTTGTCTCTCGCCATGTTAACCTCTTTGCAAGAGAACATCCTGTCTGGTATAGATGACAAGGACCTGAGAGTCATCATCATAGCAG CTCAAGGTCCAGTGTTCTCCTCGGGTCACGACCTTAAGGAGCTGACCTCGGTTCAGGGCAGAGATTATCACACCAGAGTGTTCAGGGTTTGCTCAGAG GTCATGACCCTGATTCAGGACCTCCCGGTTCCCGTGATCGCGATGGTGAACGGTATTGCCACAGCGGCAGGATGCCAGTTAGTTGCCAGTTGCGATATTGCCGTGGCGACGGACAAGTCAAGCTTCGCGACTCCCGGCGTGAACGTCGGCCTGTTCTGCTCTACTCCAGGAGTGGCCATTGGAAGAGCTGTTCCTAGAAAG GTTGCGATGGAGATGTTGTTCACAGGCCGCCCAATCACGGCGCAGGAGGCTTTGCTACACGGACTGGTGAGTAAGGTGGTGCGCGAGGAGTGTTTGGAGGAAGAAACGCTGGCCATCGCACGCCGAATCTGCGATTCTAGCCGCCCCGTGGTGGCTCTCGGAAAAGCGGCCTTTCAGAGGCAGATGGCGCAAGCACGAGATGCTGCGTACGCCACCGCCACAGCTGTCATGGTGGACAATCTGGCGCTCCGTGATGGGCAGGAGGGAATCCAGGCTTTTCTGGAGAAACGCCGGCCTCTGTGGACCAACAGCACCGAGAAAGCACATGACTGA